The nucleotide window TAAAGTAAAATCACTAATCACCTTGAATTTTGCTTGGCATTCCTTGCACAGTAAAGGAATGTAACTGTAACACTTCCAACTGATGTGAATGGAGCTTCATCACTAGATTAAAAAATGGcagtttaaaatcatatttattttttctaaaaaaattaaaattatttctcttcatTCACCAATACAAAACAGAGTAAATTCAATGTGCACGTCGTCTGACATCACCCATGACTTTCCTCAGCTAATTCACTGGAATTTCTGCTTGGAGAAATCGTTCAGTTCCTGTATAGTCTAAAAGTATTGCCATATTTACATGGCAAAAATAGTTGAGCTGTATGTCGTCTGTGTTTTAGTGTATTTCCACATTTTTACATTCTGTAAACAGAATTGCTAACACCTTTACAGATACTAAATGTGCtttcaaatacacatttattaGCAATGATATTTTTGCCACCTTTAGTTtagtaaagaataataataaacattataatttaggTTTACATAGATGTATTAATCTTACTCAACCAGCCTGAATCATGGGTCATGAATGTTAGTTACATTACTGAGTAAAAACATAGTTTTGTTAAGGTTAGGATGGAATTTGAGAGTTGCTTCAAAATGGTAgactatttatattttctatatcaataaaaatgaattgtggagacaagttttaaataaaacctgtatAACACATTTACTTTTCTATTCCACACAGCAAGACCAgggatattttttgataaaacctaaactaaaataattaaacctaaataAATGCAGTAGtcataattattaatctagaAGGAATTGACTGACTAAAAATGATTATGTTTAATAAGGAAAAATTGGTGCTGGAGATGCATTTTATAGAAGCCTTTTTTACATTCTAAAAGCTTAAAGCTGATAAAAGAATAACCACGTGAAATTGTAGCAACCATGAGCATTTAgctcaatgaaatattttttaactgatataaaGAAATTCAGAGaagttaaatcaaaatcattaactgttctaaaaaattatatgaatattttaattacataaaatttataattaataacttcgTTTTGCTTAAGTATTAATCAATccaacaatatatttttgtattttacatctaCTTTATTAGTTAGTTTCTTAGACTCTGGTTGGATTTTTAGGGTCAAGTGTCATTCTGATATCAATCTAACTACATGAAATAGATTAACTGTGCTTAATTTatgtcaattttatttactgtatactGTGTTAACTATATTTAAGTTctacaatttcattaatttgtataatactgTTTAAATCTGTAGGAGTAaagttttccaattttatttgaaGAAGTATTTTGATCacttttaccaaaataaaatgtttgattacAGGTATATTTTGTGGATTGTCAATGGTGGCACTTGGCACATATATGTTTGCTTTCAAATCTGTACTTACATGGTTAccagttgtatttattttcatatttatagcTGCTTCAACAATTGGCTATCTAGTAGTACCTTGGGTCATGATTGGAGAAGTTTACCCAACAAAGGTGAATaatcatattcatttattttaaatatattgtagatTTTTAACATGGATCATACACTCAAGTTTacatatacaaaacattttataaaaattatgcaatttttagtTTCATACTCATACAGGATGGACAGAAACAATTATACcatttaaaacttgaaaattaactAGGTACACTATTGTAAAGAACAAGCATTTAGTTTCAACTCATGTTCTGAAGATATAATATCATGCAAATAGCAACCATTAGCGGTAAGGCACAACTCTGCACGTCATCTGACACTTCCATAACTTTCTTCAGCCAATTCACTGGAACTGCATGAATTACTGCTTGGATGAAATCTTTCGGGTCCTGTATAGTGTGAGGTTGGTTggcataaatcttttttaaatgagcTCATACGAAAATATTGCATGCTGATAAATCAGGTGAGTGGGAGGCCATGCAAGATCTCTGAAATAAGAGATAACATGTTGGGAAACATTTCTTGGATGACTGCCATGGAATTTTGTACTGAGTAGGTGGTAGTGGCATCCTGTTTGAACCACACCAGGTGTGTCAAAATGATACCAATGAAGTTCATTACAGAGAAacatttgcaacagcatcacaaaTCGATCTCAGGACTATAACAGACTGACAATTAGCATTCTCAACAAACTATGGGCCAATCATTCCAAACGCACTAACACTACATGATACTGCAACTCTGTCACTGTGCAGTGGCTTCTCATACAACATGCATGGGTTCTCTGTGTCCCAATatctttatttctgtttgttaACTTAtccattaaatgaaaatttgcttCATTGGACACTAGCAAGTGATCCAGCAAATGCAGTGTTCCTTTGATTAGTTGCAGCAATTACCTGCAGAAGTCACTCTGACGATTCAAATCACGTAGATGGGAGTTGTACTACTCCCACTTTAGAGGGAAGTTAATTAAAACCTCGTGTAAGATGCGTCCAATGGTTATGTGAGTTAAGTGTAAGGTGGTTGAATGGCGATGAGTGGAACACTAAGGACTATGCTGAAACACTTTTGCCACTCTTCATACATTTTCTGGGATTCACACAGTTCTAGGGCGACAAAGCAGCTTGTTGTTGATAATGGATGCATTAGACCTGAATTGTCTGACTCAATCAAATAATGTTTAGCACGTGGGAACCTTTGCATTCTTCCAATGTCAAAATGTAGCCAAAAAACTTGTTACATTACAGTAGTAGAACCATTATGTTTGCAGAATGCTTCCATTGCATCATGCAATGCTCTTTCAACTAATGCTGCATAATGACTGAAGGCTTTAAGCTGCTTTACTCAGCTATATGTGTTCCCCCCCACCACCTATGCAGATCTTGACGTGGAATGACTTTTACATCATTTAATAGTTTCTGCTCCACCCAGTATATTCCTAAGAACAACTATAATGTTAGCCcctaaaacataatacaagtaattttttcttaccaACTTTATTTAACATAGTAGTGCTCCCAAGCTTTccttatcaaatataattaaaaatacacaaaaaatgtatatattctcTTACTGTTTTGGTGGTGGTAGGTATTAGTTCAAATGGAgagccaaaaataatttttttttttttaatgaacttcaaAAAACTATACTGCACATCCTGTGTAATATTAAGATGGTCCACTACAGCTTAGGATAAACATGGCAGTATCAGATTTTGACTAATGATCATTCtgtaaataattaccaaaaatttgGAGTAATATTACTtggataagttaataaaatgtagttttgcAATTGTACGGGTTTGTAATTAAACATAAGGATATCTAGGATATCTGGTATGTTGCTATAATAGTGACAGcttagaaaaactgaaattataagaaaaagatttcCAGTACGATATTATGGTTTGAGATAAAGCTGCCTAAAATATTCTGAATCCCAGTAATATGTGTACATTTGATTTTCCTGAGCCTCACAGAACCTGGGCCAGTTCCACTGCCTTgagatcaacaaaaaaaatatttcaccttaagtttttaaaagtatattctgAACATATAAGAATCTGAGTACACCAGCATCATCCTTCTTAACATATTAtctgtttggtttttatttaaagattcattcaaattaatttggttaactgtgaaacaaaataattttgttgttaaattcaaGTTAATGTCATTGCCCCAGGTATTGATAGCCCAAAGTGAGGAATACAAAATGTATATAGGTGGCTGGACTACAACTTATTTCTGAGGTAGCATTATCTCATACCAAAAATGTGTTGGTGGAAATAAATGTTGTTACATTAGCATAATTACACCATGGAAGCAACTGATTTTGTCTTGTAAAATTGGCTTATGTAACAAGTTATTATCCTTTGAGGAATACAATAtctatattagtaataaaaaaaaaaagttaacataaaatcGATCTGGAGCAGCTTTAACTGGAAAGTATCCGTTTGTTACTTTTTATGccatattttaataagaattacatttaagtttatttaatgttaaaaaaaaaatcaagtattaaattatttctttttttataggtaAGAGGTATTATTGGTGGAATGACAACATGTGTTGCACACTTCAGCATCTTCCTTGTTGTAAAGACATATCCTAGTCTACAACATTTAATAAGCAAACATGGGGTGTTTTGGTCTTACGGTACAGTTTCACTATTAGGTACCATATTCTTTTACTTCTGTCTACCAGAAACAAAAGGAAGAACATTACAAGAGATTGAAGATTATTTCTCTGGCAGGATAAAATCACTTAAgcctcaaaaaaatataaataataataaaccttcaGTACTTGTGGCTAAAAAAGGAgatattttaccataattttacaGAGATTCTTTTAAATGATACCTCGACTTTGCTTTATAAATAgcatagattaaaaaaagtacatttaaaaaacagctttttttatgttaaaaattttaaaaacatttcagtatcttaatgtaatgtaattactaataatagtataatttagtaataagttTAAATGTGATAAAATGAGTGTTCTTAAAGACTTTATTGATGACAAATGtaagactgaaaaaaaatcaatacctaAGAGCGCTAGATAAACACAGTAGAAAGCTTaagtaattatatacatatatatatatatatatatatatatatatatatatactataagtAAGTACTTAGTTTCTAATgaaagagtattattttttttactataatttaaagttaattggTATTTTCTTCAGCAACAAGACATGAGTAAAATTAGCAAttactaagaaaataatttaagtgcaaaacaaacttcattttagatgtaaatatatgaaaaattattacttgtaaatattaAGGCTAGTGATAGCATTAATagaatgtatatatacacatatttttttaaaaggataatTTGTTCCAAAtgtacagtttaaataaaataaaatatactattaatcatATAACCGGGCTttaattttgtgatattaaaaaaacaatactttcattccataagtaaatatttttatactaaaaaataaatacaaaacttacaACGtctagcattatttatttatttcctaattcattgataaatgacattaaaattttttaaagatttagttATAATCAGATGcatttgtattcatattttttcttctttctattttatctttaattttctgcattttattcttttttaattctattaagtCCCTGATGATAAACTCAGGTAAACGTTTTCCTTTCCACCTCTTTGGGATAATAACctcatttgctttttttattttctgtgaagCATAAAGAACTGGATCAAATTTTTCTGCtgctttaatttttgtcattaacTCTGCATTAAAAAGTTTCTCTTTCAACATCTTCCTTTTAAGTCTCAATTTAGCTctcacaaatttcattttttttcttagctTCTTCAATTTATGGATTCTCATCTTTCTTTTCCTAATGACTATCATTCTTACAGCATGTTTTTCTTCTTGATAATGTGGTTTTGGTTCCTCTATTTCCTTTTCAGGAACTCTGTCTTCATAACGTATATTTGACTTAATAACAGGTAAATCGATTCTCATGTTTTTATGAATAGCCATTGGTTTGTCTAATATCTGTAATCGAGTACAagacaattgaaaaatattattatttacagacgACACTCTTTTATCATCTAATAATAATGAAGGAATAAATTTGTGTATTTGTGGTGAGACTGAAGATGTAACAACTTTTGATGAAACTGAATGCATACCTCTAGATGAAGAATAACAGTTTGATATTAAGCCTGAAAAAAAAACGAGACTTTGAttaagagaataataattatacaaacttATTACACTGAAATATCATTTCACATAATAActgtagttaattatttataaagacttCTAATAATTAacctgtttaaaagaaaaaatagacaaGCTGTGAAATTTGTCActcaattattaaagaaaaaggtaaCAGATGATCATAAAATCTTGCTTCTTATTTCCTCCATAAATTGTTTATAACCTGCAAAGCAAAAGTAGCTCGAGATAAAGactcataagaaaaaattggattGGAAAACAAAGCATACCTTATAAACTGGAAAATTCTTAACAGGTACATCATAACCAAATCAACACCTTAAGTCTTACCACTTTTAGAAATTAGTAAGTAAAATCTGactacacaaaaaattaactgGGAATAGGAGCATTgtgaaatttaaacaaactaaattatCACTTTTGTGaattatatacacttttaaaattttgtctccAGTAGGTTTATTATAGTGGTGCATgggaagaaaaatataacaataacaaacaattacTATTAAACACTTTGGGACCCTTGTTTGAGTTGAATTCAAATGACTGCATTTAATGTTGTAACCCTCAAACTTGATTCGAATGACATTTCATCCACATAGTACACAATAATCTGATCTTATTTGTTACTgctgagaaataaaaattctttgtaaaaaaaatcatagaactACTCAGATTTGCAACTATTTTGATCAATGTTTACCAAAGGTTAGTTTTTgcaatgaaattttgtttcattatacaCTGAGCATAAAAAAAGCAGCAGAACTTACACTATaactcatttcaaaatatttatatctatatgtTATACATAcaattaaagtatgaaaattgatatatttttaaaatatcagagcCAGCCTAGATGATACTGAGCCAGGCTAGATCATGTTATTCATCTAGGATTTTCATCTATTCTTTTAATTCTCCCACTTTTAAAGTCAGTCTGTGTCTAAAATTccaaatacttatttttgattttaatttttgtatgatgaTGAGCCAGGCTAGGTTTTTATCATTCTGTTACAAAAATACCAATATATTCTGTAATTACGTAAATATTatcatcttaataaaaataaagatgccatttataaatttcaataaaagctATTTCTTTAACACAAATGTCTGTAAAAATCTTCTTCTCTGAGTACGAGTTCCAGCAATTTCTACAgatatttattgaaacatttttattaaaaaaacaaaaagcaccTTGTATAACTTATTTTCAAACCAAATACTTGTATGTAAAGATAAATGTAAAGCTACACAATTAACTGTACATCCAAGCTGAACTAGATTATCAAGAGAAAAccaaacataacaataaaaatcagttttaatagaTGGTAATTGGAGATTTAAGGATGCTGCTATGACAAAACATAAGCTTCACTGAAACATACAACCGATTCCAAAtccagaaaaaaaactaaatttaatcatattatacatgaaaaaataaatttatataatacagcTCATCATTATAATATAGAACAATCCTAACAGTGGCCCTGTATAGATCTATTAAGATAACTTTAGACCTTACAATCCTAGTTTAACTTTGGAATATGGAGATTTATTCCTTCAAACtgaacttttaaataacttatgGTTGATGGAAACTTTTAAAACATAACTACTACAGATGGtacaatgaaaagaaaatctACTACTGATAGAAACAGTAAtgctatttatttaaagattctgAAGAAACCAAACTGTCATGAAAGAAGGGATTGGTAAaccgaaaattaaaattaaaataaaaaataagtatttggaATTTTAAACACAGACTTTCTTTAAAAGAGGGAGAATTAAAAGAATAGATGAAAATCCTAGATgaacaaaaaatcttattttggcACTTCAAAAAACTaggatttttaaaggaaaagcaGAGAAACATCTGCTTCATAAAAAGTGGTAAATGGATGTTAACAACTGAAGAAGAATTTTACCAGtgacatataaaattttatctcaaccAGAATAGAAGGCAAATCGATAATGAACTAGGGAATATCCAGAAtgccaatattaaaatatttaggaaataaaaaaatattagaatatttaagaaagcCAAATCATATGCAAACaggttttgaatttaaaattaatcatcagttataaaatcaacataaacaaaaattttgtaattattttttttttttagactctTAGAAAGCTTACAGACTAttgacagaaaataattatttggtatTTTGGAAGAATTTGGGGTAGAATATAAGAATAGTGAataaacaaactttaatgaatacaaaaactaaaacatCATAAGTACATAAGTTGTGTTGTTAGCTGAACATGTCATTATCCAGTGTATTCTCTTACCTTGTCAAGTTGTATATTcacaatacagtatttttttccattccattgtgttaaaacaattttaaaaattttgatagaaTGACAACAGggaagataaaacaataaatctgaGCGACATCAAACAAATCAATcagttttaattcaatttctctattttaatgtaatattttttaacagtaacagAAAAGAAATTACTGTAGACATGCCCATTGTTTTTGAGTTTGTTCAACAATTAGTGAATGCTCCTTACATACGTGAAGCCTCATCCCCAGACAATACCTACAATATGAGTGCTCTCAATTGGAGAAGGCTTCCAaacaaaacatttgatttttatgatgattatgatgataaCTAACCATCAAGGAAACTCACCGATGTTAATGTCTTCTGTGGATGCCTCAGGCAAACACAAGCTACATTTTTTAATGGTGGGAAAATTCAAACCCttacccatttaaaaatattaaaaataaatttgccaaTCTATTTCATGACCCAAAACTGCTTGGGTTTCTCATGAAGAGTGTTCCTAAAGATTAACCCCTTAAGAGATTTCTGAGGGATAATTGCTGCAAAAGATTTTACTGGTAGCTGAGAATGCTCCTGGACACTCATTGAAAAACCAATGAAAGTTAATAAAGATGGTTGTTATAATACAGATGATTATATAGATTgtttttgtctaaaaatgtaaCATCACTGCTACAACTAGTGACTTCACAcatcatcaaaataattaaactctATTAAAAAAAGCAGTTACTTATGGATGTTGTAAACACACCATATCATAActctcttaaataaatataattgcaaGAATGTAGTGATGAACGTAGCATATGTGTGACAAGTTGCACCCctgtaataatcattaaattaagtattaGAAAAAAGCTGCAGCAATCGGTTCCTATTCTTCTACAAACAACTGCAACCTAAGTAAACATCAGAGATCTGATccccaaaaaaaataacatcagggctacaatcatattattttgttcaatGGATGAAGTCTCAAATACCAGTCATAATTCCAACTAACTCCATCTTTGCTGAAGATTTGAAACAGCGGGTGAGAAAGGG belongs to Lycorma delicatula isolate Av1 chromosome 1, ASM4794821v1, whole genome shotgun sequence and includes:
- the LOC142334222 gene encoding uncharacterized protein LOC142334222 — protein: MLVICLLNTRYTFKNFSVTFEMAVRMSIVGCRIVSLKGLISNCYSSSRGMHSVSSKVVTSSVSPQIHKFIPSLLLDDKRVSSVNNNIFQLSCTRLQILDKPMAIHKNMRIDLPVIKSNIRYEDRVPEKEIEEPKPHYQEEKHAVRMIVIRKRKMRIHKLKKLRKKMKFVRAKLRLKRKMLKEKLFNAELMTKIKAAEKFDPVLYASQKIKKANEVIIPKRWKGKRLPEFIIRDLIELKKNKMQKIKDKIERRKNMNTNASDYN